aggcaattaccgTGAATCCAGGCCCAAAGACGTCACCCATCtttatttaattcatcattGAAcaatgtgagtagaaacgttaaacctataccattattcttaaaactgaataatattctttcaaatttaaaataatgtattttttgtgtttacTGCTCCTTTAAGTAATGTTATGATTTACCACAGACCGCATCAAATAAACTTGTAGTTGGTGACTCCGCCCCCAGCCGATGCAAAGCAATCAAAAtggtatattttagataatattcacTAACAAAAAGTGGATTCCTATAGATGTTGCCATTAGTATAGCACACTAAATAAATTTGTGGTGGATGGAGTCACTAACTGCCAGTTTGTTTGACAAGGACTATATTtagttatgatttattttttcattaatttgaatacaatatggTAACATACAATATTGATGATCCAATTTTTGAATGGtatgtttattgaaatttttcttactaaattttagataataggttacatacatttttaagatcaaaacttaaaatgtcagCTCCGTATCTGTCGGCAAATTTAATCTTAATGTTTTACCGTCATCAGAGAACtattattttaggaaaatcaAATATGaacagtaatatttataacttttaaattctgTTATTTTTGCGTTCCAAACTTCcaacatcatattatttgaataaacataaaaataaattaatatttaagatatgAATAATACCTCCATGTTATCAAAAGCTATTCCAACGTTACTTGGTAGATCATTATTCGGCATATATGGAATTTTTGCATAACGTTGACTAAAATGAGTGAGTATTGTGAATTTTGCATTCATTTTTTTGCCAATATTTATAGCTTGGGACATAGTTGAATGCATTTTCCGTCTGGCTTCAGACACTAACTGATCTTCCATTGTAGCTTCATGTATTAAAAGATTACTATTCTTTcctaaagaaaaaataacagaaaaagtcttattataatttaaacatattaatattataggtacttattggaaaaggttcataattttattatacgttttggcttatattaaaatttgtttttgttaccataaaaattatttttcatttacaaaCCTAATTTGACTAATGAATCACAAGGCATTGTATCACCAGAATATGTTACTTTCCAACCATTTATATGAGTAAATGATACACCAAATGCATTAGGACAGTGTCTTACTAAAGTTGTTTCTATGTCAGACATGttggtttgttttaataaatcttttattctTAACTTTGTCGACGATTCAAAAtccttaaacattttaatattattgttaaataaactttatttgacgtttattttagttatgtatattaaagtatttaagcATTTGCTATTTACTAAATCTAAGTTAGACACAATTTGAAATTCTTCACTTAGTTCTGCAAATCTTCTGTCATAAAAATTTAGCCAGGTCATAATTTGTACAGGTGCTAGTAAATATACTGGCTGATTCagtttaaacagtttatttgcTTTCATTTTTTGGCGCACGCTTAATATTCCAATTAAACCAATATGATGGTCTGCATGTAAATGAGACACATAAATAGCTTTTAAGTCACTCAAAACTGTTTCAGCGCCAGTTAAACCAAAGTGCCGTACTAATTGTCCATACGTTCCTTCTCCAGAGTCTAACAATACACATTCATTCTCACtagataacatttaaaaataatatttttccacacaaaaaagtaaacaatttcTTACCcagtatacattaaaataccACTAGTATTTCTAGTTTTACTTGGTATACATGAACCTGTACCAAGAAATGTAATTTTAGGATAAATATTTGTATCTGTTGGAGAAGCATTTAAAATCTCCTGTTTTACTTGAGCCAACTTTTCTTTAAAACCATCAACCTTGAATGTTTCTGCTATAAACTCATCAACATCTAAACTTAATGTGCCagtcctaaaatatttttttagtaattaaacacttataatatttagaaacagTATGATGTTTGCTTACCTGTCTATATATTTGTTTGGTCTCAAATTAAATGACAAATTAGTTTGCCCATTAATCGTCAAAGAATTTATATTTGGATGTGCGTCAATCACTTTTTCTTGTTGatcaataactaaaaaaaaaaaataagacattttaatttgcAAACTTTGTTTGGTTTTATTAGActattaggaaatatttttaattgttatatcaaggttcaaaaatttaattaaaggtTTAAGGTACAAAAgcgtcatatattttataagtgttcaatttaaaattttgatgatatacgttaaaaacatatattattttgtagaaatatagGCTGCTGACAGATGAATtccaaataatcaaaatatgaaaattcttTAATTGCCAGCACCAATCCCCTTAAATCAATGAATAAAACTTATACCTAATCCTACCATAATTGACTACAGTTTAAGTTATTACTTCTTACAAATTACTATTGACATTGGTGGGATAATATTTAGATTACAAAAATATCCTCACTAGGAATTCCATTGTCTTTTAATAAtggataaatattttcatcCAGCATATTCAGCTTATATTGTATTCTATGTATTGCAGTACTACCCagacatttattttcattatttaataataaatggtaCGTTTCAGAAGGAAATAATTTCATCCATGATTGATACCTAAAAAgtagaaatatttatgttattattatcttttatcatatttgaatagaatacaatacaatacaataactctaattgaattaaattttaataattaattacacttaaatacttaatacctTGGATCATTTCGCACATCCAGTGGAGTAAAATGAACAACCATAAATGCAATATCTTCTTCATTAACTACACCTAAttgatgttttgaaaatattgactcATTTAATAACGAGTCAATATAATCTTCACTTGGACATTCGacaactaaaacaaattaaacttaaatagtcacattaaatttaaatgaaaaaaataaaacttaatgaaAGGCTTCCAAAAAgcacaataaaaaattgttttattaaatatttaagtaaattatataaataaagtaagcTTGctattttaagaggacgcccaCCAAAATGTGTTTTTTCATCTTACATATTATGTGCATAACATGCCCGTGGTATATTTgaaccaattttgtgttattatacttattattagaaccatttgacctattatgaattttaaagggaagaatattatctatggcACCTGACagatttgtattgatatttaaatttttaggcgAGGTAAgagcattttataattattatacttaacatgattataatttataataattattatttatttattaaaataccaataaaaaccTATGAGATGGcaaagataatattcttacctttaattttgataataggaCCAATTAactcaaatattaatactaaaaacacCACAAAATTGGCTCTGCTGAACTTACGCTTTGCTACGTTGAATGTTTGTATAACAAAGACAATAAATGCCTGCGGTGTTATCTTAATAGATATAGTGATCAGACACAAATAGCATAAAATAGTATTTGGGGggctaacattttttaatttatatctcattaaaatattagtctaaatatttatgatacaaatggTACCTGTACCactgcttaaaaaaaaactggggCACTTGGTGAGTGCCGACAGAAGTGACTACTTCTTATAGCGGGTTATGACTGTATGTCTTGAAAAAAGGTAAACCGGTATAAAAACTTGTAcagatagtatatattatgctagTACTGATATACGCACGCATGTGCATCTCTTTTTCTCTCTCTGCCTGTCTGCTCACTCTTCACACCCCACTCCTCACTGGCATGTATTTATGCTGACCAATGAAAGAGTTGGCCGCTAGAATCATGTCGGTCACTAGCCAGTTTTCGTTGCATGGACTATAGCAGGGGTCGCCAACCAGTCAATATTTCTACGAATATAGGTCAatcgttataaaaattaattttaccattaTCGGTCGATcgcgtaataaataaaaattttttttactatttcttgtgtattatcaatatattacattattattattattattatcatcatgaagaaacaataaatatttattctttgaaGCTTtgaccttttttatttttgctcatAAAACAAATCTCTTCCTAAAGACCTAAATTCTCCTAGATGTTGATCACCTGGgactaaaaatttcaaatgtagcTCACTTGTTTGAAAAGGTTGGCGACCCCTGGACTATAGCGTTACGTGACGCATAACAAAAGTATTTTCCCCATGCAAAACGTACACCCATAGCCCGCTAAAAGAAGTGGTCACTTCAAagttctatttataattaattattaattatagatctTTTTGTACTATACTGAAATACCTTACCAATAAAAACTGGACCTGGATCATCAGGAGAAGTTACATCACTTGATTTAACTAGTGTCCCATCAGATAAGGTAATATCACTACCAGATTTTAATAAGCCCAATAATGGGCCTGGAGGAACATTATGTTTAACACATTTGTCCAAATCTAAAAACCCTGGTTTTGGTTTAAGACGACAAACATAGGACATCGCAACATTACTAATTCTACTTAAAGAACTATCAgcaataaattttttatcatctaaaatcaatttaaaaatattttatgattttattataaaattaattttgtagcATCAAAAATACCATAATTAGCTAGCTAACCAGTTCTAGGTTCAGAGTTGCTTCTTTTACGtttatttctttcttttttatcTGATTGTAGTAAATTTTcataatcgtaataattagtatcatctTCTAATGAATCATCAGTATGTTGTTGAGCCAGTGAATTGTCAATTTCAATTGAGCTATAAAAGaagaataaatataagaaaaaataaataaagtttctattaattataataggtatattacttTTCAGACTTTGATCGAAATTCATTACATTGTTTGTTTGATATTAATGGCACATAATGGACAACTATTGCATTATCTTCATATGGCTTAAAAGGATCACTTTTACTAGCTGTAATTTTTAGATCACGTAATACTACAAATCTTTTCgtagcaataaataattcttcctgtaaaaaatcaataaaatcaacattttaaatgcgAAGGcactattattaggtattaagtaAACACTTTAAATCCccaataactaataacacaATTAGTTCATTGTGTAGCGGCCTCTCCGTACAGACGACTTTTGATGGATAAGATgatttgcatattatgtaaaataagttGTAGTCAGAATAAATTCAATGTGTTTATTGCTATACTGCGGCCCACGAGAGAGTATCCCGTCGCCCGACGAAAACTCGTCCGATTCCGCGCATTCCCGATAGCTGTTCGGTAACGGTATACGGTGTATAGCGGACGTGGAAATATTGGGGGAAACGGGGCCTCGGCACGGTCTCCGCCGTCAGTCTGCATGCGCAAAACGAGGATACTCTCTCGTGGGCCACAGTATATAAGTAAATGTTAAAGTACTTTAAATTAAACTGTAAAACTATTCAAGTCCAATAATATTCAGATCAATGCAACATTTGTGTTTggaaaatatgattttagttGATATTTTCTAAGTCCAAATCATAATCTCAAGTGCACAACTTGGTGAAGGTGCTAGTTCAAGCTCTGGAAAATCACATCTAAATAAAGGCTGTTTTGGACTCTCCTATATAGGACCTCTACTCCTGAACTAGAATCTATGATAACCTGACAAATTAAAGTTCCAACGGTAGTGTACATGCAATGACCAACGGATGTGGTACGGCCCATACATGTACATGTATATGCAAGTGCAACTGTATTATTGATTTGAGAGCTTCTACACagttgtgaaaataatattataatataattattcattacaatactattataatgcatacctacttgtaatataataatttgtcagtgtttaatattattatttaatgacattGTGTCAttggagtatattatattttaatatttcggtTATCTGGTTATTAACCGTTTTTAACCTGTATACTCCTCTcatatcttataagttataacatatctAGTCTtcatataaattagtatactatagtaaagttaatataagataatc
This portion of the Acyrthosiphon pisum isolate AL4f chromosome A1, pea_aphid_22Mar2018_4r6ur, whole genome shotgun sequence genome encodes:
- the LOC100164297 gene encoding ribonuclease Z, mitochondrial isoform X2 encodes the protein MSLKLYNKLLLKFIHTNCQNRIKIKGKSKFPPGIVKFQVLGSGANGAPRCLYLFTDHSRYLFNCGEGTQRLAHEHKMKLSKLEHVFITHSNWLNIGGLPGLALTVQDVGVPNIELHGPKGIEELFIATKRFVVLRDLKITASKSDPFKPYEDNAIVVHYVPLISNKQCNEFRSKSENSIEIDNSLAQQHTDDSLEDDTNYYDYENLLQSDKKERNKRKRSNSEPRTDDKKFIADSSLSRISNVAMSYVCRLKPKPGFLDLDKCVKHNVPPGPLLGLLKSGSDITLSDGTLVKSSDVTSPDDPGPVFIVVECPSEDYIDSLLNESIFSKHQLGVVNEEDIAFMVVHFTPLDVRNDPRYQSWMKLFPSETYHLLLNNENKCLGSTAIHRIQYKLNMLDENIYPLLKDNGIPIIDQQEKVIDAHPNINSLTINGQTNLSFNLRPNKYIDRTGTLSLDVDEFIAETFKVDGFKEKLAQVKQEILNASPTDTNIYPKITFLGTGSCIPSKTRNTSGILMYTGENECVLLDSGEGTYGQLVRHFGLTGAETVLSDLKAIYVSHLHADHHIGLIGILSVRQKMKANKLFKLNQPVYLLAPVQIMTWLNFYDRRFAELSEEFQIVSNLDLDFESSTKLRIKDLLKQTNMSDIETTLVRHCPNAFGVSFTHINGWKVTYSGDTMPCDSLVKLGKNSNLLIHEATMEDQLVSEARRKMHSTMSQAINIGKKMNAKFTILTHFSQRYAKIPYMPNNDLPSNVGIAFDNMEIAPNVLHKLPLMYPALKMIFAEHFEEMEAKCFKLKLKEEKAKAQM
- the LOC100164297 gene encoding ribonuclease Z, mitochondrial isoform X3 → MKLSKLEHVFITHSNWLNIGGLPGLALTVQDVGVPNIELHGPKGIEELFIATKRFVVLRDLKITASKSDPFKPYEDNAIVVHYVPLISNKQCNEFRSKSENSIEIDNSLAQQHTDDSLEDDTNYYDYENLLQSDKKERNKRKRSNSEPRTDDKKFIADSSLSRISNVAMSYVCRLKPKPGFLDLDKCVKHNVPPGPLLGLLKSGSDITLSDGTLVKSSDVTSPDDPGPVFIVVECPSEDYIDSLLNESIFSKHQLGVVNEEDIAFMVVHFTPLDVRNDPRYQSWMKLFPSETYHLLLNNENKCLGSTAIHRIQYKLNMLDENIYPLLKDNGIPIIDQQEKVIDAHPNINSLTINGQTNLSFNLRPNKYIDRTGTLSLDVDEFIAETFKVDGFKEKLAQVKQEILNASPTDTNIYPKITFLGTGSCIPSKTRNTSGILMYTGENECVLLDSGEGTYGQLVRHFGLTGAETVLSDLKAIYVSHLHADHHIGLIGILSVRQKMKANKLFKLNQPVYLLAPVQIMTWLNFYDRRFAELSEEFQIVSNLDLDFESSTKLRIKDLLKQTNMSDIETTLVRHCPNAFGVSFTHINGWKVTYSGDTMPCDSLVKLGKNSNLLIHEATMEDQLVSEARRKMHSTMSQAINIGKKMNAKFTILTHFSQRYAKIPYMPNNDLPSNVGIAFDNMEIAPNVLHKLPLMYPALKMIFAEHFEEMEAKCFKLKLKEEKAKAQM
- the LOC100164297 gene encoding ribonuclease Z, mitochondrial isoform X1, whose amino-acid sequence is MSLKLYNKLLLKFIHTNCQVFYFSNPNTIPKQMANNISLSSVTGKQNRIKIKGKSKFPPGIVKFQVLGSGANGAPRCLYLFTDHSRYLFNCGEGTQRLAHEHKMKLSKLEHVFITHSNWLNIGGLPGLALTVQDVGVPNIELHGPKGIEELFIATKRFVVLRDLKITASKSDPFKPYEDNAIVVHYVPLISNKQCNEFRSKSENSIEIDNSLAQQHTDDSLEDDTNYYDYENLLQSDKKERNKRKRSNSEPRTDDKKFIADSSLSRISNVAMSYVCRLKPKPGFLDLDKCVKHNVPPGPLLGLLKSGSDITLSDGTLVKSSDVTSPDDPGPVFIVVECPSEDYIDSLLNESIFSKHQLGVVNEEDIAFMVVHFTPLDVRNDPRYQSWMKLFPSETYHLLLNNENKCLGSTAIHRIQYKLNMLDENIYPLLKDNGIPIIDQQEKVIDAHPNINSLTINGQTNLSFNLRPNKYIDRTGTLSLDVDEFIAETFKVDGFKEKLAQVKQEILNASPTDTNIYPKITFLGTGSCIPSKTRNTSGILMYTGENECVLLDSGEGTYGQLVRHFGLTGAETVLSDLKAIYVSHLHADHHIGLIGILSVRQKMKANKLFKLNQPVYLLAPVQIMTWLNFYDRRFAELSEEFQIVSNLDLDFESSTKLRIKDLLKQTNMSDIETTLVRHCPNAFGVSFTHINGWKVTYSGDTMPCDSLVKLGKNSNLLIHEATMEDQLVSEARRKMHSTMSQAINIGKKMNAKFTILTHFSQRYAKIPYMPNNDLPSNVGIAFDNMEIAPNVLHKLPLMYPALKMIFAEHFEEMEAKCFKLKLKEEKAKAQM